Proteins encoded in a region of the bacterium genome:
- the msrA gene encoding peptide-methionine (S)-S-oxide reductase MsrA, translating to MLALPFTIIASDTVRAAGKLEKATFAGGCFWCMEHPFDELPGVVSVTAGYTGGQKKNPTYQEVSAGGTGHAESVQVVFDPSRISYGKLLDVYWRNIDPTTKDRQFCDSGNQYRSAIFYHSEEQRRAALQSKETLEKTKPFREPVVTAIVPAGEFYPAEEYHQHYYKKNPIRYRYYRAGCGRDRRLKELWGSAASG from the coding sequence ATGCTGGCACTTCCGTTTACGATCATCGCCTCCGACACGGTCCGGGCCGCCGGAAAACTCGAGAAGGCAACCTTCGCCGGAGGCTGTTTCTGGTGCATGGAGCACCCGTTCGACGAACTTCCCGGCGTGGTATCGGTCACGGCCGGCTACACGGGCGGACAGAAGAAGAATCCCACGTATCAAGAGGTCTCGGCAGGCGGGACCGGCCACGCCGAGTCGGTGCAGGTCGTGTTCGACCCGTCCAGGATCTCCTACGGGAAGCTCCTCGACGTCTACTGGCGCAACATCGATCCGACCACGAAGGACCGCCAGTTCTGCGATTCGGGCAACCAGTACCGGTCGGCGATTTTCTACCACTCGGAGGAACAGCGCCGGGCGGCGTTGCAGTCGAAAGAGACGCTGGAAAAAACCAAGCCGTTCCGGGAACCGGTGGTCACCGCGATCGTTCCCGCCGGCGAATTTTATCCGGCGGAGGAGTACCACCAGCACTACTACAAGAAGAACCCGATCCGGTACCGGTATTACCGGGCCGGGTGCGGCCGCGACCGGCGGCTGAAGGAGCTGTGGGGAAGCGCGGCGAGCGGGTAG
- the gnd gene encoding decarboxylating 6-phosphogluconate dehydrogenase: MDIAMIGLGKMGANMTTRLLGKGHSVVAFDVKEEAVRNAEAGGAIGARTLDEVVGKLSVPRAAWVMVPAGEPTDATIRSLADRLSPGDLVVDGGNSNYKDTLRRAAALREKGLQFVDVGTSGGVWGLTEGYSMMVGGAEAAVERLRPILEALAPASDKGWGRVGPSGAGHFVKMVHNGIEYGLMQAYAEGFELMKRKAGFGLDLGRIAEIWRHGSVVRSWLLDLTADALAKNPGLDGIAAYVPDSGEGRWTAIEAIETGVSLPVITLALQNRFRSREEAPFGDKLLAAMRNEFGGHEVKGAK, encoded by the coding sequence ATGGACATCGCGATGATCGGGTTGGGAAAGATGGGCGCCAACATGACGACCCGCCTGCTGGGAAAAGGCCACTCCGTGGTCGCCTTCGACGTGAAGGAAGAGGCGGTCCGGAACGCCGAAGCGGGGGGAGCGATCGGCGCCCGCACCCTGGACGAAGTGGTGGGGAAACTGTCCGTCCCCCGGGCCGCCTGGGTGATGGTCCCCGCCGGGGAACCCACGGACGCCACCATCCGGTCCCTGGCCGACCGCCTCTCCCCGGGAGACCTCGTCGTCGACGGGGGGAACAGCAACTACAAGGACACGTTGCGGCGCGCCGCCGCGCTCAGGGAGAAGGGGCTGCAATTTGTCGATGTGGGGACCAGCGGCGGAGTTTGGGGGCTGACCGAAGGATACAGCATGATGGTCGGGGGAGCGGAAGCCGCCGTGGAACGGCTGCGGCCGATCCTCGAAGCGCTGGCTCCCGCGAGCGACAAGGGGTGGGGTCGCGTCGGGCCGAGCGGGGCCGGCCACTTCGTCAAGATGGTCCACAACGGGATCGAATACGGCCTGATGCAGGCGTACGCGGAAGGGTTCGAGCTGATGAAGCGGAAGGCCGGGTTCGGCCTGGACCTGGGACGGATCGCCGAAATCTGGCGGCACGGCAGCGTGGTCCGCTCCTGGCTGCTGGACCTGACGGCCGACGCGCTGGCGAAGAATCCCGGCCTGGACGGGATCGCGGCGTACGTGCCCGATTCGGGAGAGGGCCGCTGGACGGCGATCGAGGCGATCGAGACGGGCGTTTCCCTGCCCGTCATCACGCTGGCGCTGCAGAACCGCTTCCGGTCCCGCGAGGAGGCGCCGTTCGGGGACAAGCTGCTGGCCGCGATGCGCAACGAGTTCGGCGGACACGAGGTGAAGGGCGCGAAGTAG
- the msrB gene encoding peptide-methionine (R)-S-oxide reductase MsrB, whose translation MRSGTTRRDFLRMMGAAAGVAASATLPGILGGGVPFWGSVSAPAEAADRSAPAWIRVYSVEKGNYVMTQNVVKTKEEWKKLLTPAQYHILREKGTERAFTGIYDKNHEHGVYRCAACGLDLYRSEEKYDSGTGWPSFTAPIAASNVVTRPDNGFFSQRTEVLCARCDGHLGHVFDDGPKPTGKRYCMNSAALQFTAIAK comes from the coding sequence ATGCGATCCGGGACAACGAGGAGGGATTTTCTTCGGATGATGGGCGCCGCGGCCGGTGTCGCGGCGAGCGCGACCCTTCCCGGAATCCTCGGAGGCGGGGTCCCTTTTTGGGGAAGCGTGTCCGCTCCGGCGGAAGCCGCCGATCGATCCGCGCCGGCGTGGATCCGTGTGTATTCGGTCGAAAAGGGGAACTACGTCATGACCCAAAACGTCGTGAAGACGAAGGAGGAGTGGAAGAAATTGCTGACGCCCGCGCAGTACCACATCCTGCGGGAGAAGGGGACGGAGCGGGCCTTCACCGGGATCTACGACAAGAACCATGAACACGGCGTCTACCGCTGCGCCGCCTGCGGGCTCGACCTGTATCGCTCGGAAGAGAAGTACGACTCGGGAACCGGCTGGCCGAGCTTCACGGCGCCGATCGCCGCCTCGAACGTCGTCACCCGGCCCGACAACGGCTTCTTTTCGCAGCGCACCGAGGTGCTCTGCGCCCGGTGCGACGGACACCTCGGCCACGTGTTCGACGACGGACCGAAGCCGACCGGGAAGCGCTACTGCATGAACTCGGCGGCGCTCCAGTTTACGGCCATCGCGAAATGA